The following proteins are encoded in a genomic region of Streptomyces sp. NBC_01723:
- a CDS encoding ATP-binding protein, with the protein MRDHRRDGVPPGNLPLELDSFVGRGRELAQLGRALDAGRLVTVTGAGGAGKSRLAARAGAGRAPRDGVWRVELAPVRDAEFVDYAVVEALGLTDHTTRLPRETLFTYLGERDLLLLLDGVEHLVDACAGLVTDLLGRAPGLRVLAVGRRPLGVAGELLVPLAPLGPEEALELLTVRARQRNVPRRPEGGDHGDGGEMRELCRRLDGIPLAIELAAGRLGALSPRQVLQRLDDRFRLLTGGDRSALPRHRTLRTAIGWSHELCTPQERLLWARLSVFTGPFDLEAAEYVCSGDGLPAGDVLDVLSALLAQSVLAREETPAGVRYRMLDTVRAYGADWLEAMGDAARLRRRHRDWYVGLATWCELEWFSPRQGEVAARVDAELPNLRSALEHCLTEPDGAHLGQYLAGALWFHWVGCGRLSEGRRWLEQAVRLDAEPTAGEQSRLKALWVLAYVAILQGDTVPALAALQECREEAERSANPTAVAYAEHRAGCLALVTDDMPRAERLLRSALERYQEIGELNSNVLMGQVELAMTRAFQGDLPDAVRLCEDVRRVCEDHGERWARGYALYVLAYAAWSEGDPMRARELLADCLSGAHGFRDQLGSVLAVELLALVTVAEGDPAEAAVLQGAAGRMWPSVGLRLFGSAHYNAPHELCEAAAREQLGDERYEECVGHGALLGRPEAVSRALRRPGVRASLPAPRGTGRRAAPGARTAKPAAPPTRRGGETAG; encoded by the coding sequence ATGCGAGACCATCGGCGCGACGGCGTCCCGCCCGGCAACCTCCCGCTGGAACTCGACAGTTTCGTGGGGAGAGGGAGGGAGCTCGCACAGCTGGGCCGGGCGCTGGACGCCGGGCGGCTGGTGACCGTCACCGGCGCCGGCGGCGCCGGCAAGTCACGGCTCGCCGCGCGGGCGGGCGCCGGGCGCGCACCCCGGGACGGGGTGTGGCGGGTGGAGCTGGCACCGGTGCGGGACGCGGAGTTCGTCGACTACGCGGTCGTGGAGGCGCTGGGCCTGACCGACCACACGACCCGGCTGCCGCGCGAGACCCTGTTCACCTACCTCGGCGAGCGGGACCTGCTGCTGCTCCTGGACGGGGTCGAGCACCTGGTCGACGCCTGTGCCGGGCTGGTGACCGACCTGCTGGGCCGCGCGCCGGGGCTGCGGGTGCTGGCGGTGGGACGCCGGCCGCTGGGCGTGGCCGGGGAGCTGCTGGTTCCGCTGGCGCCGCTGGGCCCTGAGGAGGCGCTGGAACTGCTGACGGTCCGGGCCAGGCAGCGGAACGTGCCGCGCCGGCCGGAGGGTGGTGACCACGGGGACGGGGGCGAGATGCGCGAGCTGTGCCGGCGTCTGGACGGGATCCCGCTGGCGATCGAACTGGCGGCGGGGCGGCTCGGCGCGCTGTCGCCGCGGCAGGTGCTGCAACGGCTCGACGACCGCTTCCGGCTGCTGACCGGCGGCGACCGCAGCGCGCTCCCCCGGCACCGGACGCTGCGCACGGCGATCGGCTGGAGCCACGAGCTGTGCACGCCTCAGGAGCGCCTGCTGTGGGCCCGGCTGTCGGTGTTCACCGGGCCGTTCGACCTGGAGGCCGCCGAGTACGTGTGCAGCGGCGACGGGCTGCCCGCCGGGGACGTCCTCGACGTGCTCTCGGCACTGCTCGCGCAGTCCGTGCTGGCCCGCGAGGAGACCCCGGCGGGGGTGCGCTACCGGATGCTCGACACGGTCCGGGCGTACGGCGCCGACTGGCTGGAGGCGATGGGCGACGCGGCCCGGCTGCGGCGGCGGCACCGGGACTGGTACGTGGGTCTGGCGACATGGTGCGAGCTGGAGTGGTTCTCACCGCGCCAGGGCGAGGTCGCCGCGCGGGTGGACGCGGAGCTGCCGAACCTGCGCAGCGCCCTGGAGCACTGCCTGACCGAGCCGGACGGGGCGCACCTGGGCCAGTATCTGGCCGGTGCCCTGTGGTTCCACTGGGTGGGCTGCGGGCGGCTGTCGGAGGGCCGGCGCTGGCTGGAGCAGGCGGTGCGGCTCGACGCGGAGCCCACGGCGGGCGAGCAGTCCCGGCTGAAGGCGTTGTGGGTGCTTGCCTACGTGGCGATCCTCCAGGGCGACACGGTGCCCGCGCTGGCGGCGCTCCAGGAGTGCCGCGAGGAGGCGGAGCGGTCGGCGAACCCCACGGCGGTGGCGTACGCGGAGCACCGCGCCGGCTGTCTGGCGCTGGTGACGGACGACATGCCGCGCGCGGAGCGGCTGTTGCGCTCGGCGCTGGAGCGCTACCAGGAGATCGGCGAACTCAACAGCAACGTCCTGATGGGCCAGGTGGAGCTGGCGATGACCCGGGCGTTCCAGGGCGATCTGCCGGACGCGGTGCGCCTGTGCGAGGACGTGCGCCGGGTCTGCGAGGACCACGGCGAGCGCTGGGCCCGGGGCTACGCCCTGTACGTGCTGGCGTACGCGGCCTGGAGCGAGGGCGACCCGATGCGCGCCCGTGAGCTGCTGGCGGACTGCCTGAGCGGCGCCCATGGTTTCCGGGACCAGCTGGGCTCGGTGCTGGCGGTGGAGCTGCTGGCGCTGGTCACGGTGGCGGAGGGCGACCCGGCGGAGGCCGCGGTGCTCCAGGGCGCCGCGGGCCGGATGTGGCCTTCGGTGGGGCTGCGGCTGTTCGGCTCGGCGCACTACAACGCGCCGCACGAGCTGTGCGAGGCGGCCGCCCGGGAGCAGTTGGGCGACGAGCGGTACGAGGAGTGCGTGGGGCACGGGGCGCTGCTCGGCCGCCCGGAGGCGGTGTCGCGGGCGCTGCGCAGGCCCGGGGTGCGGGCCTCGCTGCCGGCGCCGCGCGGGACGGGGCGGCGGGCCGCGCCGGGCGCGCGGACGGCGAAGCCCGCCGCCCCGCCCACCCGTAGGGGTGGGGAGACGGCGGGCTGA
- the rpsD gene encoding 30S ribosomal protein S4, whose protein sequence is MANQPRPKVKKSRALGIALTPKAVKYFEARPYPPGEHGRGRKQNSDYKVRLLEKQRLRAQYDLSERQLVRAYERASKTNMKTGEALVIELERRLDALVLRSGIARTIYQARQMVVHGHIQVNGQKVDKPSFRVRPDDVVQVRDRSKEKTLFTIAREGGFAPDGETPRYLQVNLKALAFRLDREPNRKEIPVICDEQLVVEYYAR, encoded by the coding sequence GTGGCGAACCAGCCCCGCCCCAAGGTCAAGAAGTCGCGTGCCCTCGGCATCGCGCTGACCCCGAAGGCCGTCAAGTACTTCGAGGCCCGCCCCTACCCGCCGGGTGAGCACGGCCGCGGCCGCAAGCAGAACTCGGACTACAAGGTCCGTCTGCTGGAGAAGCAGCGTCTGCGCGCGCAGTACGACCTCAGCGAGCGCCAGCTCGTCCGCGCCTACGAGCGTGCCTCCAAGACCAACATGAAGACCGGCGAGGCCCTGGTCATCGAGCTCGAGCGCCGTCTCGACGCGCTGGTCCTGCGTTCGGGCATCGCCCGCACGATCTACCAGGCCCGCCAGATGGTCGTCCACGGCCACATCCAGGTCAACGGCCAGAAGGTCGACAAGCCGTCCTTCCGCGTCCGCCCGGACGACGTCGTGCAGGTGCGCGACCGCTCCAAGGAGAAGACGCTCTTCACCATCGCCCGCGAGGGTGGCTTCGCCCCCGACGGCGAGACCCCGCGCTACCTCCAGGTGAACCTCAAGGCCCTGGCGTTCCGCCTGGACCGCGAGCCGAACCGCAAGGAGATCCCGGTGATCTGCGACGAGCAGCTCGTCGTCGAGTACTACGCCCGCTGA
- a CDS encoding DUF948 domain-containing protein, which produces MHTVSGGEVAGILVAVFWAILVSFLAVALARLAQTLRATTKLVADVTDQAVPLLSDASSAVRSAQTQIDRVDAIASDVQEVTSNASALSTTVASTFGGPLVKVAAFGYGVRRALGGRKDDLPAGPARERRTVIVGRTIPAARRTKRKKD; this is translated from the coding sequence GTGCACACAGTGTCCGGTGGCGAGGTGGCCGGGATCCTGGTGGCGGTCTTCTGGGCGATCCTGGTCTCCTTCCTCGCCGTCGCGCTGGCGAGGCTGGCCCAGACGCTCAGGGCGACCACCAAGCTGGTGGCGGACGTGACCGACCAGGCCGTCCCGCTGCTGTCCGACGCCTCGTCGGCGGTGCGCTCCGCGCAGACCCAGATCGACCGGGTCGACGCGATCGCCTCCGACGTCCAGGAGGTCACGTCGAACGCCTCCGCCCTGTCCACCACCGTGGCCTCCACCTTCGGCGGCCCGCTGGTCAAGGTCGCGGCGTTCGGATACGGCGTGCGCCGGGCACTCGGCGGTCGCAAGGACGACCTGCCCGCCGGGCCGGCCAGGGAACGGCGCACCGTGATCGTGGGCCGTACGATTCCGGCCGCGCGGCGGACGAAGCGGAAGAAGGACTGA
- a CDS encoding vitamin K epoxide reductase family protein — MSKTTVKDVSTVAEPAPEPASGTPRIEGGSRAFALLLVITGAAGLLAAWVITLDKFKLLEAKVAGTTFTPGCSLNPVVSCGSVMESDQAAVFGFPNPMLGLVTYGIVVAVGVSLLARARFPRWYWLTFNAGTLFGVGFCTWLQFQSLYRINALCLWCCLAWVATILMFWYVTSFNVRKGFLPAPSWLRGFFGEFTWVLPVLHVGIIGMMILTRWWDFWTS; from the coding sequence ATGAGCAAGACGACAGTGAAGGACGTCTCCACCGTGGCGGAGCCCGCGCCGGAACCCGCATCCGGAACACCGCGCATCGAGGGCGGCAGCCGCGCCTTCGCGCTGCTGCTGGTGATCACCGGCGCGGCCGGACTGCTCGCCGCGTGGGTCATCACGCTCGACAAGTTCAAGCTGCTCGAGGCCAAGGTCGCCGGGACGACCTTCACCCCCGGGTGCAGCCTCAACCCCGTCGTCTCCTGCGGCAGCGTCATGGAGAGCGACCAGGCGGCCGTCTTCGGCTTCCCCAACCCGATGCTGGGCCTGGTGACCTACGGCATCGTCGTCGCCGTCGGCGTGAGCCTGCTCGCCCGCGCCCGCTTCCCGCGCTGGTACTGGCTCACCTTCAACGCCGGCACGCTCTTCGGCGTGGGCTTCTGCACCTGGCTGCAGTTCCAGTCCCTGTACCGGATCAACGCGCTGTGCCTGTGGTGCTGCCTCGCCTGGGTCGCCACGATCCTGATGTTCTGGTACGTGACGTCCTTCAACGTCCGCAAGGGCTTCCTGCCCGCGCCGAGCTGGCTGCGCGGCTTCTTCGGCGAGTTCACCTGGGTCCTCCCGGTGCTGCACGTCGGCATCATCGGCATGATGATCCTGACGCGCTGGTGGGACTTCTGGACCAGCTGA
- the alaS gene encoding alanine--tRNA ligase, whose amino-acid sequence MESAEIRRRWLSFFEERGHTVVPSASLIADDPTLLLVPAGMVPFKPYFLGEVKPPFDRATSVQKCVRTPDIEEVGKTTRHGTFFQMCGNFSFGDYFKEGAIKYAWELLTSPQDKGGYGLDPERLWITVYKDDDEAERIWHDVVGVPTERIQRLGKKDNYWSMGVPGPCGPCSEINYDRGPAFGVEGGPAVNDERYVEIWNLVFMQYERGEGIGKEEFEILGELPSKNIDTGLGLERLAMILQGVQNMYEIDTSMAVIDKATELTGVAYGDAHDSDVSLRVVTDHMRTSVMLIGDGVTPGNEGRGYVLRRIMRRAIRNMRLLGATGPVVKDLIDVVIGMMGQQYPELITDRERIEKVALAEENAFLKTLKAGTNILDTAVSDTKAGGGTVLAGDKAFLLHDTWGFPIDLTLEMAAEQGLSVDEDGFRRLMKEQRERAKADAQAKKTGHAGAGAYRAIADQAGATDFVGYSHTESESTIVGILVDGASSPAATEGDEVEVVLDRTPFYAEGGGQIGDTGRIRVDTGAVIEVRDCQKPVPGVYVHKGVVQVGEVTVGAKAHASIDDRRRHAIARAHSATHLTHQALRDALGPTAAQAGSENQPGRFRFDFGSPSAVPTAVMTDVEQKINEVLARDLDVQAEVMGIDEAKKQGAIAEFGEKYGERVRVVTIGDFSKELCGGTHVHNTAQLGLVKLLGESSIGSGVRRIEALVGVDAYNFLAREHTVVAQLQELIKGRPEELPEKVSAMLGKLKDAEKEIEKFRAEKVLQAAAGLAESAKDVRGVALVTGQVPDGTTADDLRKLVLDVRGRIQGGRAAVVALFTTVNGKPLTVIATNDAARERGLKAGDLVRTAAKTLGGGGGGKPDVAQGGGQNPAAIGDAVDAVERLVADTAK is encoded by the coding sequence ATGGAGTCGGCCGAGATTCGCCGCCGCTGGTTGAGCTTCTTCGAGGAGCGCGGTCACACCGTGGTCCCTTCGGCGTCGCTCATCGCGGACGACCCGACTCTGCTGCTGGTCCCGGCCGGCATGGTGCCGTTCAAGCCTTACTTCCTGGGTGAGGTCAAGCCGCCCTTCGACCGCGCCACGAGCGTGCAGAAGTGCGTGCGCACGCCCGACATCGAAGAGGTCGGCAAGACCACGCGCCACGGCACGTTCTTCCAGATGTGCGGCAATTTCTCCTTCGGCGACTACTTCAAGGAAGGCGCCATCAAGTACGCCTGGGAGCTGCTCACCAGCCCCCAGGACAAGGGCGGTTACGGCCTCGACCCCGAGCGCCTGTGGATCACCGTCTACAAGGACGACGACGAGGCCGAGCGCATCTGGCACGACGTCGTGGGCGTGCCCACCGAGCGCATCCAGCGCCTCGGCAAGAAGGACAACTACTGGTCCATGGGCGTCCCCGGCCCCTGCGGCCCCTGCTCCGAGATCAACTACGACCGCGGCCCCGCGTTCGGCGTCGAGGGCGGCCCCGCCGTCAACGACGAGCGGTACGTGGAGATCTGGAACCTCGTCTTCATGCAGTACGAGCGGGGCGAGGGGATCGGCAAGGAGGAGTTCGAGATCCTCGGCGAGCTGCCGAGCAAGAACATCGACACGGGCCTCGGCCTGGAGCGCCTCGCCATGATTCTGCAGGGCGTGCAGAACATGTACGAGATCGACACCTCCATGGCGGTCATCGACAAGGCCACCGAACTGACCGGCGTGGCCTACGGCGACGCCCACGACTCGGACGTCTCCCTGCGCGTGGTCACCGACCACATGCGCACCTCCGTGATGCTCATCGGTGACGGCGTCACCCCCGGCAACGAGGGCCGCGGCTACGTGCTGCGCCGCATCATGCGCCGCGCCATCCGCAACATGCGGCTGCTCGGCGCCACCGGCCCGGTCGTCAAGGACCTGATCGACGTCGTGATCGGCATGATGGGGCAGCAGTACCCCGAGCTGATCACCGACCGGGAGCGGATCGAGAAGGTCGCGCTCGCCGAGGAGAACGCCTTCCTCAAGACGCTGAAGGCCGGCACCAACATCCTCGACACCGCCGTCAGCGACACCAAGGCCGGCGGCGGCACGGTGCTCGCCGGCGACAAGGCCTTCCTGCTCCACGACACCTGGGGCTTCCCGATCGACCTCACCCTGGAGATGGCCGCCGAGCAGGGCCTGTCCGTGGACGAGGACGGCTTCCGCCGCCTGATGAAGGAGCAGCGGGAGCGCGCCAAGGCCGACGCCCAGGCCAAGAAGACCGGGCACGCCGGCGCCGGCGCCTACCGCGCGATCGCCGACCAGGCCGGTGCCACCGACTTCGTCGGCTACAGCCACACCGAGAGCGAGTCCACCATCGTCGGCATCCTCGTCGACGGCGCCTCCTCCCCGGCCGCCACCGAGGGCGACGAGGTCGAGGTCGTGCTGGACCGCACCCCGTTCTACGCCGAGGGCGGCGGCCAGATCGGCGACACCGGCCGGATCCGGGTCGACACCGGCGCCGTGATCGAGGTCCGGGACTGCCAGAAGCCGGTCCCCGGCGTGTACGTCCACAAGGGCGTCGTCCAGGTCGGCGAGGTCACCGTCGGTGCCAAGGCCCACGCCTCCATCGACGACCGGCGCCGCCACGCCATCGCCCGCGCCCACTCGGCCACCCACCTCACGCACCAGGCCCTGCGCGACGCCCTCGGCCCGACGGCCGCCCAGGCCGGTTCCGAGAACCAGCCCGGCCGCTTCCGCTTCGACTTCGGCTCGCCCTCCGCCGTGCCGACGGCCGTGATGACCGACGTCGAGCAGAAGATCAACGAGGTACTCGCGCGCGATCTCGACGTGCAGGCCGAGGTCATGGGCATCGACGAGGCCAAGAAGCAGGGCGCCATCGCCGAGTTCGGCGAGAAGTACGGCGAGCGGGTGCGGGTCGTCACCATCGGCGACTTCTCCAAGGAGCTGTGCGGCGGCACTCACGTGCACAACACCGCCCAGCTCGGCCTGGTCAAGCTGCTCGGCGAGTCGTCCATCGGCTCGGGCGTGCGCCGCATCGAGGCCCTGGTCGGCGTGGACGCCTACAACTTCCTCGCCCGTGAGCACACGGTCGTCGCCCAGCTCCAGGAGCTGATCAAGGGCCGCCCGGAGGAACTGCCGGAGAAGGTCTCCGCGATGCTCGGCAAGCTCAAGGACGCCGAGAAGGAGATCGAGAAGTTCCGCGCGGAGAAGGTCCTCCAGGCCGCCGCCGGACTCGCCGAGTCCGCCAAGGACGTGCGCGGCGTGGCCCTGGTGACCGGGCAGGTCCCGGACGGCACCACCGCCGACGACCTGCGCAAGCTGGTCCTCGACGTGCGCGGCCGCATCCAGGGCGGCCGGGCCGCGGTCGTGGCCCTGTTCACGACGGTCAACGGCAAGCCGCTGACCGTCATCGCCACCAACGACGCCGCCCGCGAGCGCGGCCTCAAGGCGGGCGACCTGGTGCGCACCGCCGCCAAGACCCTCGGCGGCGGCGGTGGCGGCAAGCCGGACGTCGCCCAGGGCGGCGGCCAGAATCCGGCCGCCATCGGCGACGCCGTGGACGCCGTGGAGCGCCTCGTGGCGGACACCGCCAAGTGA
- a CDS encoding replication-associated recombination protein A, with product MEPDLFTAAAEERQEKDPTGSPLAVRMRPRTLDEVVGQQHLLKPGSPLRRLVGEGGSGPAGPSSVILWGPPGTGKTTLAYVVSKATNKRFVELSAITAGVKEVRAVIDGARRAVGGYGKETVLFLDEIHRFSKAQQDSLLPAVENRWVTLIAATTENPYFSVISPLLSRSLLLTLEPLTDDDVRGLIRRALTDERGLKEAVGLPEDTEEHLLRIAGGDARRALTALEAAAGAALDKGESEVSLTTLEETVDRAAVKYDRDGDQHYDVASALIKSIRGSDVDAALHYLARMIEAGEDPRFIARRLMISASEDIGLADPNALPVAVAAAQAVAMIGFPEAALTLSHATIALALAPKSNAATTAIGAALDDVRKGHAGPVPAHLRDSHYKGAGKLGHGQGYVYPHDLPEGIAAQQYAPDELKDRTYYEPTRHGAEARYADAVEWTRGHLGRKRS from the coding sequence GTGGAGCCCGACCTGTTCACCGCCGCAGCCGAAGAACGCCAGGAGAAGGACCCGACCGGCAGCCCCCTCGCCGTGCGGATGCGTCCGCGCACCCTCGACGAGGTCGTCGGCCAGCAGCACCTGCTCAAGCCCGGATCCCCCTTGCGCCGCCTGGTCGGCGAGGGCGGCTCCGGCCCCGCCGGTCCCTCCTCCGTCATCCTCTGGGGCCCGCCGGGCACCGGCAAGACCACCCTGGCGTACGTCGTGTCCAAGGCCACCAACAAGCGCTTCGTGGAGCTGTCCGCGATCACCGCGGGCGTCAAGGAGGTCCGCGCGGTCATCGACGGCGCCCGCCGCGCGGTCGGCGGGTACGGCAAGGAGACCGTCCTCTTCCTCGACGAGATCCACCGCTTCAGCAAGGCCCAGCAGGACTCCCTGCTCCCGGCCGTCGAGAACCGCTGGGTCACCCTGATCGCCGCCACCACCGAGAACCCGTACTTCTCGGTGATCTCCCCGCTGCTCTCCCGCTCCCTGCTGCTCACCCTGGAACCCCTCACCGACGACGACGTGCGGGGCCTGATCCGCCGCGCCCTGACCGACGAGCGCGGCCTCAAGGAGGCGGTGGGGCTGCCCGAGGACACCGAGGAGCACCTCCTGCGCATCGCGGGCGGCGACGCCCGCCGGGCCCTGACCGCCCTGGAGGCCGCTGCCGGGGCCGCGCTCGACAAGGGCGAGTCCGAGGTCTCCCTGACGACCCTGGAGGAGACGGTCGACCGGGCCGCGGTGAAGTACGACCGCGACGGCGACCAGCACTACGACGTCGCCAGCGCCCTGATCAAGTCCATCCGCGGCTCCGACGTGGACGCCGCGCTGCACTACCTGGCCCGGATGATCGAGGCCGGCGAGGACCCCCGCTTCATCGCCCGGCGCCTGATGATCTCCGCCAGCGAGGACATCGGCCTGGCCGACCCGAACGCACTGCCGGTCGCCGTCGCCGCCGCCCAGGCCGTCGCCATGATCGGCTTCCCGGAGGCCGCCCTCACCCTGAGCCACGCCACCATCGCCCTCGCCCTCGCTCCCAAGTCCAACGCCGCGACCACCGCCATCGGCGCCGCCCTGGACGACGTACGCAAGGGGCACGCCGGGCCGGTCCCCGCGCACCTGCGGGACAGCCACTACAAGGGCGCGGGCAAACTCGGCCACGGGCAGGGGTACGTGTATCCGCACGACCTGCCGGAGGGCATCGCCGCCCAGCAGTACGCCCCGGACGAGCTGAAGGACCGGACGTACTACGAGCCCACCCGGCACGGCGCCGAGGCCCGCTACGCGGACGCCGTGGAGTGGACCCGCGGACACCTCGGTCGCAAGCGGTCCTGA